Proteins encoded by one window of Methanoculleus thermophilus:
- a CDS encoding DUF126 domain-containing protein — translation MQGRSISKGIASGELLVSPEPISFLSGVDPETGTVVEHGHPLEGQSIAGRVLAFPYGKGSTVGSYVIYALKQNGLAPAAIINTEAEPIIAVGAIIAGIPMVDRLPPEFSKIPSGTLVTVNGDTGEVSCNENA, via the coding sequence ATGCAAGGCAGGAGCATATCAAAGGGTATTGCAAGCGGAGAACTCCTCGTCTCACCGGAACCCATATCATTCCTCTCAGGCGTCGATCCGGAGACCGGCACCGTTGTGGAGCATGGGCACCCGCTCGAGGGGCAATCGATCGCCGGACGCGTTCTGGCCTTTCCATATGGTAAGGGATCGACGGTCGGTTCTTACGTAATCTACGCATTAAAGCAGAACGGGCTTGCTCCGGCGGCGATCATCAACACCGAAGCCGAACCGATCATCGCAGTCGGGGCGATCATTGCAGGAATCCCCATGGTCGACCGTCTCCCGCCGGAGTTCTCCAAAATCCCCTCCGGGACTCTGGTTACGGTGAATGGGGACACCGGCGAGGTCTCCTGCAACGAGAACGCATGA
- a CDS encoding multiprotein bridging factor aMBF1 produces the protein MQCELCGVSIQGPPKIIQIEGAELCVCVRCSKYGTEVQQPRRTSAAPQKKPGLAVPQTRKRPRDVFDLMEGDLVEDYADRIRIAREAKEWSTLDLAQAIKEREILIKKIEKGDLIPEDEVRRKLEKALNIRLIDSTEDSTSAGRAGQVTMTVGDVISFKKNRK, from the coding sequence ATGCAGTGTGAACTATGCGGCGTTTCTATTCAGGGACCGCCGAAGATCATCCAGATCGAAGGTGCAGAACTCTGCGTCTGCGTTCGATGCTCAAAATATGGTACAGAAGTCCAGCAACCGCGACGAACGAGTGCCGCCCCACAGAAGAAACCCGGTCTTGCTGTCCCACAGACCCGGAAAAGACCACGGGATGTCTTTGATCTGATGGAGGGGGATCTCGTCGAAGATTATGCCGACCGGATCCGGATCGCCCGGGAAGCGAAGGAATGGTCGACGCTCGACCTTGCACAGGCGATCAAGGAACGTGAGATCCTGATCAAGAAGATCGAGAAGGGAGACCTTATCCCTGAAGACGAAGTCCGACGGAAACTTGAGAAAGCCCTCAATATCAGGCTGATCGATTCAACCGAAGACAGCACCTCCGCAGGCAGGGCAGGCCAGGTGACTATGACCGTCGGCGATGTAATATCGTTTAAAAAGAACCGGAAATAA
- a CDS encoding 2-amino-3,7-dideoxy-D-threo-hept-6-ulosonate synthase has translation MIGKEIRLERIMDRNTGRAVIIPMDHGFTMGQIEGLCNMTKTINAVSEGGANAIVLHMGMVKGGHRKRGKDIGLIVHLSASTSMNPDPNDKVLVCTVEEAIALGADAVSIHINLGAPNESRMLESAGQVVRDCNRWGMPLLVMIYPRGKGIDPTSPQSIGHCVRVAEELGADLIKTSYTGDPESFRRITAACSVPVLIAGGEKGEDMETLRTIREAIDAGAAGVCMGRNAFQRDDPARFIAAISRVVHEGADPTEALETNR, from the coding sequence ATGATAGGAAAAGAGATCCGCCTGGAGCGGATAATGGACAGAAATACCGGCCGTGCCGTGATCATCCCGATGGATCATGGGTTCACGATGGGCCAGATTGAAGGGCTCTGCAACATGACCAAGACCATCAACGCGGTGAGCGAGGGCGGGGCAAACGCCATCGTCCTCCACATGGGTATGGTGAAAGGAGGTCACCGGAAGCGCGGAAAGGATATCGGGCTTATTGTGCACCTCTCCGCGAGTACCTCAATGAACCCGGACCCGAACGACAAGGTGCTCGTCTGCACCGTGGAGGAGGCAATCGCGCTCGGCGCCGATGCGGTCTCGATCCACATCAACCTCGGCGCGCCGAATGAATCGAGGATGCTCGAATCGGCGGGCCAGGTGGTGCGGGACTGCAACCGCTGGGGGATGCCGCTCCTGGTCATGATCTACCCCCGCGGCAAAGGTATCGATCCCACCTCGCCGCAGTCGATCGGGCACTGTGTCCGGGTGGCGGAAGAACTCGGGGCCGATCTCATCAAGACGAGTTACACCGGGGATCCGGAGTCGTTCCGCCGGATCACAGCCGCCTGCTCGGTGCCGGTTCTGATCGCCGGCGGCGAGAAAGGTGAGGATATGGAGACGCTCAGAACCATTCGTGAAGCCATCGATGCGGGTGCTGCGGGTGTCTGCATGGGGAGGAACGCCTTCCAGCGTGACGATCCTGCCCGGTTCATCGCTGCGATCTCCCGGGTCGTGCACGAGGGGGCGGATCCGACCGAAGCACTGGAGACGAATCGATGA
- a CDS encoding prephenate dehydratase: protein MTLATLGPAGTFSHELAARLYTDEIELLPTIRSIIKHVATGAAKGLVPIENSEAGGVGETLQGLMEFDVSITGEAYIPIRHHLAARTDPSRLSVIYAHPQTHEQCSILLDKLGIEVVHTSSNAASAVAMQRDERAGAVVSEMAAAIYNLPIILRDLQNNRSNITRFVEISAAPLDSAGATKCSLLVDPETDRVGLLADLLGVFARRGINLTRIESRPSRRGIGSYIFFIDLAISEGLQEAKEELKGMASVRELGCYARMEVPGL from the coding sequence ATGACCCTCGCAACACTTGGGCCGGCCGGGACGTTCAGCCACGAGCTTGCTGCCCGCCTCTATACCGATGAGATCGAGCTTCTGCCGACCATCCGCTCCATCATCAAACACGTGGCGACCGGCGCGGCGAAAGGGCTCGTTCCGATCGAGAACTCGGAGGCCGGGGGCGTGGGAGAGACGCTCCAGGGGCTGATGGAGTTCGACGTTTCGATAACCGGAGAAGCATATATTCCGATCAGGCATCACCTTGCGGCAAGAACCGACCCCTCGCGCCTCTCGGTCATCTACGCTCACCCGCAGACGCACGAGCAGTGCTCCATTCTTCTCGATAAACTCGGGATCGAGGTCGTCCACACGAGCAGCAACGCTGCAAGCGCCGTTGCCATGCAGAGAGACGAGCGTGCCGGTGCGGTCGTCTCGGAGATGGCTGCAGCGATCTACAACCTCCCGATAATCCTCCGGGATCTCCAGAACAATAGATCGAACATTACCCGTTTCGTGGAGATATCCGCCGCCCCTCTCGACAGCGCGGGAGCCACAAAGTGCAGTCTCCTTGTGGACCCGGAGACCGACCGGGTCGGGCTCCTCGCCGATCTGCTCGGCGTCTTCGCCCGGCGCGGGATCAACCTGACCCGGATCGAGTCGCGGCCGTCCCGGAGAGGGATCGGGAGTTACATATTCTTCATCGACCTTGCGATCTCCGAAGGCTTGCAGGAGGCAAAAGAGGAGTTAAAAGGCATGGCGAGTGTCAGGGAACTTGGGTGCTACGCCCGCATGGAGGTGCCGGGATTATGA
- the aroA gene encoding 3-phosphoshikimate 1-carboxyvinyltransferase, giving the protein MIVRVSRTEPVDATFEAPPSKSYTHRALIAGALASGRTRIVNPLRAGDTELTAWGLESLGVALEWLPGEIIVAGCDGTFPATGEVTIDCGNSGTTLRLLTSAALLSPHPVVLTGSARMLKRPIGPLAGALGSLGGEIAFLGEPGFPPIRITGRLRGGKTQIDGSISSQFISSILMAAPYAEEDVELALPATPASRSYLDVTADVMLGFGARLERREYDRFRVESGATYRGRDYRIEGDYSSASYLFAIAAVCGGKVTVTGLNPASVQGDRRFLDALEAMGCRVTFGRDAVTVERTDDLGGIEIDMSSSPDTVQTLAAVAAVAGSPTTITGIGHLQYKESDRVAVTADTLRRMGAGVEVTGDSLTITPGPLHGVFVDPHDDHRTAMAFAVLGLAVGGMAIRDPECVEKSFPGFWEALYGEGLL; this is encoded by the coding sequence ATGATCGTCAGGGTATCACGGACAGAACCGGTCGATGCGACGTTCGAAGCGCCCCCATCGAAGAGCTACACCCACCGGGCGCTGATTGCAGGAGCGCTCGCCTCGGGAAGAACGCGGATAGTAAACCCGCTTCGGGCGGGCGATACGGAATTGACCGCCTGGGGGCTTGAGAGCCTCGGGGTGGCGCTCGAGTGGCTGCCCGGCGAGATCATCGTTGCCGGATGTGACGGCACGTTCCCGGCGACCGGAGAGGTGACGATCGACTGCGGGAACTCCGGGACGACGTTGCGGCTCCTCACCTCGGCGGCGCTCCTCTCGCCGCATCCGGTGGTGCTGACGGGGAGTGCGAGAATGCTCAAGCGCCCGATCGGTCCTCTTGCAGGAGCACTCGGGAGCCTCGGGGGTGAGATTGCATTTCTTGGTGAACCGGGGTTCCCGCCCATCCGCATCACAGGCAGGCTTCGCGGTGGGAAGACGCAGATCGACGGGAGCATCAGCAGCCAGTTCATCTCGTCCATCCTGATGGCGGCTCCCTACGCGGAGGAGGACGTGGAACTTGCTCTCCCTGCAACCCCGGCCTCCCGGTCCTACCTTGATGTGACCGCAGACGTGATGCTTGGGTTCGGCGCCCGGCTCGAGCGGCGGGAATACGACAGGTTCCGGGTAGAGAGCGGTGCAACCTACCGGGGGAGGGACTACCGGATCGAGGGCGATTACTCCTCGGCATCGTACCTCTTTGCGATCGCGGCCGTCTGCGGCGGAAAGGTCACCGTCACTGGCCTGAATCCCGCCTCCGTCCAGGGGGACCGCCGGTTCCTCGACGCGCTCGAGGCGATGGGGTGTCGGGTGACTTTTGGGAGAGACGCGGTGACGGTGGAGCGGACGGACGATCTGGGGGGTATCGAGATCGATATGTCCTCCTCCCCCGATACCGTCCAGACGCTCGCTGCGGTGGCGGCAGTAGCCGGTTCGCCGACGACGATCACGGGGATTGGGCACCTGCAGTACAAAGAAAGCGACCGCGTCGCTGTTACGGCGGATACCCTCCGGCGGATGGGAGCCGGGGTCGAGGTCACCGGGGACTCCCTCACGATAACCCCCGGCCCCCTCCACGGTGTTTTCGTCGATCCGCATGACGATCACCGGACGGCGATGGCGTTTGCCGTGCTCGGTCTTGCGGTCGGCGGGATGGCGATCCGTGACCCCGAGTGCGTCGAGAAGTCCTTCCCCGGGTTCTGGGAGGCACTTTACGGGGAGGGACTGCTGTGA
- a CDS encoding DUF5804 family protein, with product MNVLLIQPEGVDLYATLLKSETSREVLRFYQPDRLAYGVRVRTASLGSALALVSELRWYIQRYVEEVLFEPEEGIFYSSALARQIYERDVRPAPPWKFRCLYRISGDHMIDTIWLDEGAAPEASSDRMEPEDTVLEVWCAEDEYPEG from the coding sequence ATGAACGTCCTCCTCATCCAGCCCGAGGGGGTTGATCTTTACGCTACCCTGCTCAAATCCGAGACCAGCAGGGAGGTTCTCCGTTTCTATCAGCCCGATCGGCTGGCATACGGTGTGCGCGTCCGGACGGCATCACTTGGGAGTGCTCTTGCCCTCGTCTCCGAGCTTAGGTGGTATATCCAGCGGTACGTCGAGGAGGTCCTCTTTGAGCCTGAAGAAGGCATATTCTACTCATCCGCGCTTGCCCGGCAGATCTACGAGCGGGACGTGAGACCCGCACCGCCGTGGAAGTTCCGCTGTCTCTACCGGATCTCCGGGGACCACATGATCGATACCATCTGGCTGGACGAGGGCGCGGCGCCTGAGGCGTCTTCTGACCGCATGGAACCGGAAGATACGGTTCTTGAAGTCTGGTGTGCTGAGGATGAGTACCCTGAGGGGTAA
- a CDS encoding 3-dehydroquinate synthase II — protein MKQFWVDIRPWRKDLATTAIESGADTLVVEDAQCVRELGRVTTVAEKGDLIPGKDVFEVEIVDKAAEEEALRLSRQGYVVVRTRDWTVIPLENLVAQSDRIIAAVGSADEAKVALTVLERGTAGVLLATDDPAEIRRTAGVIAGAGEEIPLVPFEVTRIVPVGMGDRVCVDTCSLLADGEGMLVGNTSSAFLLVHPETLENPYVAPRPFRVNAGAVHAYALLPDGKTAYLADLAVGDKVLIAEHTGATHDAVVGRIKIERRPLLLVEARAGESTASLVLQNAETIWLVRPDGSAVSVAALEVGDRVLGSVAKGGRHFGVAVNETIREK, from the coding sequence ATGAAGCAGTTCTGGGTCGATATCAGGCCGTGGAGGAAAGATCTCGCAACGACCGCGATCGAGAGCGGTGCCGATACCCTGGTCGTCGAGGACGCGCAATGCGTGCGGGAACTCGGGCGGGTGACGACGGTCGCAGAGAAGGGCGACCTGATACCGGGAAAGGACGTCTTTGAGGTCGAGATCGTCGATAAAGCGGCCGAAGAGGAGGCGCTCAGACTCTCAAGGCAGGGATACGTCGTCGTCCGGACACGGGACTGGACGGTTATCCCGCTTGAGAACCTCGTCGCGCAGTCCGACCGGATCATCGCCGCGGTCGGAAGCGCCGACGAGGCGAAGGTCGCCCTGACCGTCCTCGAGCGCGGGACGGCAGGCGTTCTTCTTGCAACCGACGACCCGGCAGAGATCAGGAGGACGGCGGGCGTGATCGCCGGCGCCGGCGAAGAGATCCCTCTCGTTCCGTTCGAGGTGACCCGGATCGTCCCCGTCGGGATGGGGGACCGGGTCTGCGTCGACACCTGCTCCCTCCTCGCCGACGGGGAGGGAATGCTCGTCGGCAACACCTCCTCGGCGTTCCTGCTGGTCCACCCCGAGACCCTGGAGAATCCCTACGTGGCGCCGCGCCCGTTCCGCGTGAATGCCGGAGCGGTGCATGCCTACGCCCTCCTCCCGGACGGGAAGACCGCGTATCTTGCCGATCTTGCGGTCGGCGATAAGGTGCTCATCGCCGAGCACACCGGCGCAACCCATGACGCGGTCGTCGGCAGGATAAAGATCGAGCGCCGTCCGCTCCTCCTTGTCGAGGCGAGGGCCGGCGAGAGTACGGCAAGCCTGGTCCTCCAGAACGCCGAGACGATCTGGCTCGTCAGACCCGACGGTTCGGCCGTATCGGTCGCCGCCCTCGAAGTGGGCGATCGGGTGCTCGGGAGCGTCGCAAAAGGCGGGCGGCACTTCGGGGTCGCCGTCAATGAGACGATACGGGAGAAATGA
- the aroE gene encoding shikimate dehydrogenase: MKVVLIGFRGTGKTTVGRILANRLGLPFYDTDALIEQRAGMPIPEIFRRAGEAHFRALEREVIASLRTAEGVIATGGGAVCDPANVADLRWHGRVFLLTAAPEICHERIAGSDRPGLTDLSPAEEIRTLLARRKDAYLGAADTCIDTGRRTPAEVADIICREIRGETGISPDDARERAALLERFGLSTLGEMLDRDPGLSVCGIGGNPCAHSKSPLLYNRLFERFGMNYHYTRFEWPDVGTIVRLAHLLPLKGLSVTIPFKSDVMRYLDEVSEHAAAIGAVNTVVRCGGRLYGHNTDWLGVRAPLVHRRGGRAVVLGAGGAAAAAVYALKTLDMDVTVLARRAAAAQRLAGRFGCRWGGLDEFKGSDADVVVHATPVGMEPDTRSLLAACDLRAGMTIFDLVYTPPETALIRAAREAGCETIPGTEMFVHQAVEQFRLITGIAVAPEVVREMLA; encoded by the coding sequence GTGAAGGTCGTGCTTATCGGCTTTCGGGGGACCGGGAAGACCACTGTCGGTCGGATCCTCGCAAATCGTCTCGGGCTGCCGTTCTACGACACCGATGCGCTGATCGAACAGCGGGCGGGGATGCCGATCCCGGAGATCTTTCGCCGGGCCGGCGAGGCGCATTTCCGGGCTCTCGAGCGGGAGGTCATCGCGTCGCTCCGGACCGCAGAGGGCGTGATCGCTACCGGAGGGGGGGCGGTCTGCGACCCGGCAAACGTCGCAGACCTCCGGTGGCACGGCAGGGTCTTCCTCCTCACCGCGGCTCCTGAGATCTGCCATGAGCGGATCGCCGGAAGCGACCGCCCGGGGCTGACCGATCTCTCTCCCGCAGAGGAGATACGGACGCTCCTTGCCCGGCGGAAGGATGCCTACCTTGGTGCGGCAGATACCTGCATCGATACCGGGAGACGCACCCCTGCGGAGGTCGCGGATATCATCTGCAGGGAGATCAGAGGGGAGACCGGTATCTCCCCCGATGACGCACGTGAGCGCGCCGCTCTCCTTGAGCGGTTCGGCCTCTCCACTCTCGGTGAGATGCTCGACCGGGACCCGGGACTTTCTGTGTGCGGCATCGGCGGGAACCCCTGTGCCCACAGCAAAAGTCCGCTCCTCTACAATCGGCTCTTTGAGCGCTTCGGGATGAACTACCACTATACCCGCTTCGAGTGGCCGGATGTGGGAACGATCGTCCGCCTTGCACACCTCCTCCCCTTAAAAGGCCTCTCGGTCACGATCCCGTTCAAGTCTGACGTGATGCGCTATCTCGACGAGGTCAGCGAGCACGCAGCGGCGATCGGGGCGGTGAACACGGTTGTCCGGTGCGGCGGGAGGCTCTACGGCCATAACACCGACTGGCTCGGCGTCCGGGCCCCGCTTGTACACCGGCGTGGCGGCCGGGCTGTGGTGCTTGGGGCCGGGGGTGCGGCGGCTGCGGCGGTCTATGCGCTCAAAACGCTCGATATGGACGTCACGGTGCTTGCCCGAAGGGCGGCCGCGGCACAGAGGCTTGCAGGCCGGTTTGGATGCCGGTGGGGCGGCCTCGATGAGTTCAAGGGGAGCGATGCCGATGTGGTTGTACACGCAACCCCTGTCGGGATGGAGCCCGACACCCGGAGCCTGCTTGCCGCTTGCGATCTTAGGGCCGGGATGACCATCTTTGACCTCGTCTACACGCCGCCGGAGACAGCCCTCATCCGGGCGGCAAGAGAGGCCGGGTGCGAGACGATACCCGGCACGGAGATGTTTGTCCACCAGGCGGTGGAGCAGTTCCGGTTGATCACCGGGATCGCGGTCGCGCCGGAGGTGGTTCGGGAGATGCTTGCATGA
- a CDS encoding proteasome-activating nucleotidase: MSNMDETIGNTPGSEHDMLTLQIQDLKAQVLDYKLKNELLEKELLQLRKENAQLKRVPLFVAAVVDVLENGEVYLRQQGNNQEYVTAVNEKLHRTLKPGMKVAVNNTLSIVKIIGNIYDTRVRVMELDEQPSVTFEQIGGLKEEIEEVREAVEYPLTKPEIYERIGVEPPKGILLYGPPGTGKTLIAKAVAHHSNARFIRMSGSELVHKYIGEGAQLVRELFILARERAPAIVFIDEIDAIGSMRTNDGTSGSAEVQRTLMQLLAEMDGFGNRGNVRIMAATNRIDMLDPALLRPGRFDRIVEVPLPDAGARLEILKIHTAKMTLAGNVDLSEIVELAEHTTGAELQAICREAGMMAIRRDADAVYQEDFLAAIKKVKREVAAPDGRMYL; this comes from the coding sequence ATGAGTAACATGGACGAAACCATTGGCAACACTCCTGGCAGCGAGCATGATATGCTCACCCTCCAGATCCAGGATCTGAAGGCACAGGTCCTGGACTACAAACTGAAGAATGAGTTGCTGGAAAAAGAACTCCTGCAACTTAGAAAAGAGAATGCTCAGTTAAAAAGGGTGCCGCTGTTTGTTGCCGCTGTGGTCGATGTGCTTGAAAATGGCGAAGTGTATCTCCGGCAGCAGGGCAACAATCAGGAATACGTCACCGCAGTCAACGAGAAACTCCACCGCACTCTCAAACCCGGGATGAAAGTGGCAGTGAACAATACCCTGTCCATCGTCAAGATAATCGGCAATATCTATGACACAAGGGTCCGGGTTATGGAACTTGATGAGCAGCCGAGTGTGACGTTCGAGCAGATTGGCGGCCTGAAGGAGGAGATTGAAGAGGTCCGGGAAGCCGTCGAGTATCCGCTCACGAAGCCCGAGATCTACGAGCGCATCGGCGTTGAGCCCCCGAAGGGCATCCTCCTCTACGGCCCGCCCGGAACGGGGAAGACCCTGATTGCGAAGGCGGTTGCCCACCACTCCAATGCCCGGTTCATCAGGATGTCCGGGAGCGAACTCGTCCACAAGTACATTGGCGAAGGCGCACAACTCGTGCGGGAACTCTTCATCCTTGCCCGGGAGCGCGCCCCGGCAATCGTCTTTATCGACGAGATTGATGCGATTGGAAGCATGCGCACGAATGACGGAACTTCCGGCAGCGCCGAGGTGCAGCGGACGCTGATGCAGCTCCTCGCGGAGATGGACGGTTTTGGGAACCGCGGCAACGTCCGGATCATGGCAGCGACGAACCGGATCGATATGCTTGACCCGGCCCTCCTCCGGCCCGGTCGGTTTGACCGGATCGTTGAGGTTCCACTCCCGGATGCCGGAGCGCGTCTTGAGATCTTAAAGATCCACACGGCGAAGATGACCCTTGCCGGGAATGTCGACCTCTCCGAGATTGTCGAACTCGCCGAACATACCACCGGCGCGGAGCTGCAGGCAATCTGCCGCGAGGCCGGGATGATGGCGATCCGTCGGGATGCCGATGCCGTCTACCAGGAAGACTTCCTTGCGGCAATCAAAAAGGTGAAGCGCGAGGTGGCGGCTCCCGACGGCCGCATGTATCTCTGA
- a CDS encoding prephenate dehydrogenase/arogenate dehydrogenase family protein, with the protein MLAGIIGGTGQMGRFFAGVFEAAGWEVIVSGRKTPRTNRDLAETADLVMVSVPIRATVGVIREVAPLLSEEQVFCDLTSLKVEPVRAMLASRAEVIGLHPMFGPGAASLRGQTIVVTPARCSPETLERLLSIFRDQGAAITISTPEEHDRMMAVIQGLTHFGTLAKAEAIRRIGTDVAETLTYTSPIYRIEMGLVGRILAQDAGLYGDILQMNPEVPKVLGEFEEAVRRLREIVESRDAERFQTFFTANAGHYASYLSAATEETDDLINHVVSR; encoded by the coding sequence ATGCTTGCAGGCATCATCGGCGGCACGGGCCAGATGGGACGGTTCTTCGCCGGGGTCTTTGAGGCCGCCGGATGGGAGGTGATCGTCTCCGGGAGAAAGACCCCCCGGACCAACCGCGATCTCGCAGAGACCGCAGACCTTGTGATGGTCTCGGTCCCGATTCGCGCCACCGTCGGGGTGATCCGCGAGGTTGCTCCGCTCCTCTCGGAAGAGCAGGTCTTCTGCGACCTCACCTCCCTCAAGGTCGAACCGGTCCGGGCGATGCTTGCCTCGCGTGCGGAGGTGATCGGGCTCCACCCGATGTTCGGACCGGGCGCCGCATCGCTTCGGGGGCAGACGATCGTCGTTACACCGGCCCGTTGCAGCCCAGAGACTCTTGAAAGGCTCCTCTCTATCTTTCGCGACCAGGGAGCGGCGATCACCATCTCGACACCGGAGGAGCACGACCGGATGATGGCGGTGATCCAGGGGTTGACCCACTTTGGAACGCTCGCAAAAGCCGAGGCGATCCGCCGGATCGGCACCGATGTCGCAGAGACCCTTACCTACACGAGCCCTATCTACCGGATAGAGATGGGGCTTGTCGGGCGGATCCTTGCCCAGGACGCCGGGCTCTACGGTGACATCCTGCAGATGAACCCGGAGGTCCCGAAGGTGCTTGGCGAGTTCGAAGAGGCTGTCCGGAGACTCCGCGAGATCGTCGAGTCCAGAGATGCCGAACGGTTCCAGACGTTCTTTACCGCGAACGCCGGGCATTACGCCTCCTACCTCAGCGCCGCGACGGAGGAGACGGACGACCTCATCAATCACGTGGTGAGCCGATGA
- a CDS encoding 2-amino-3,7-dideoxy-D-threo-hept-6-ulosonate synthase, producing the protein MRGKEIRLERIMDRNTGKTIIVPLDHGVTLGPIPGLVDVGKTIDLVAEGGANAVIGHVGLALHGHRRHGRDVGLIMHLSASTSIGPDPNNKVLVNTVTNALKMGADGVSVHINVGADSEARMLEDLGRVAVECMEWGMPLLAMMYPRGRKIADEHDLESVKLSARVAAELGADIVKTVYTGDPDSFREVTEGCPVPVVVAGGSKTDERAILDLVEGAMEGGAAGISIGRNAFQHPAPDRLIRAAALIIHEGRSAEEAFEILRT; encoded by the coding sequence ATGAGAGGAAAGGAAATTCGTCTGGAACGTATTATGGATCGGAATACCGGCAAGACCATCATCGTGCCGCTCGACCACGGCGTGACGCTCGGTCCCATTCCTGGGCTGGTCGACGTCGGAAAGACCATCGATCTCGTCGCCGAGGGCGGAGCAAATGCAGTGATCGGCCATGTGGGGCTTGCGCTGCACGGGCACCGAAGGCATGGACGGGATGTGGGGCTGATCATGCATCTTTCGGCAAGCACCAGCATCGGCCCCGATCCGAACAACAAAGTGCTTGTGAACACCGTCACGAACGCCTTAAAGATGGGTGCTGACGGCGTCTCTGTGCATATCAACGTCGGCGCCGACTCTGAGGCAAGGATGCTTGAAGATCTCGGCAGAGTCGCGGTCGAATGTATGGAGTGGGGGATGCCGCTTCTTGCGATGATGTACCCGCGGGGCCGGAAGATCGCGGACGAACACGACCTTGAGAGCGTCAAACTCTCTGCACGGGTGGCGGCGGAACTCGGCGCCGATATCGTCAAGACCGTCTACACCGGGGATCCGGACTCGTTCCGCGAGGTGACGGAAGGATGCCCGGTACCGGTCGTGGTCGCGGGCGGCTCAAAGACCGATGAGCGGGCGATCCTCGACCTGGTGGAGGGCGCGATGGAGGGAGGCGCTGCAGGCATATCGATCGGGAGGAATGCTTTCCAGCATCCCGCACCCGATCGCCTTATTCGTGCCGCGGCGCTGATCATTCATGAAGGGCGGTCGGCAGAAGAGGCATTTGAGATTCTTCGGACGTGA
- a CDS encoding proteasome-activating nucleotidase, whose product MGDIARQAPDKDTGEDIYQYLLERITTLENRNLELREQFRQMESEKRYVETQKIRYERELRKLKSEIEQLRSPPLVIGTVTDVIDNSRVIVRSSAGPRFLVRTSQLIDPDLLKPGVRCTLNQQSLAIVDVLPTSYDAQIYGMELVESPKETYENIGGLGPQIEEIREAVELPLTKPHLFEKVGIAPPKGVLLYGPPGTGKTLLARAVAHQTNAHFLRVVGSELVQKYIGEGARLVRELFDLAKQKAPSIIFIDEIDAIGAHRNDSTTSGDREVQRTLMQLLAEMDGFDNRGDVKIIAATNRIDILDRALLRPGRFDRMIEIPLPDLEGRLAILKIHTMNMSLGEDVNLAEVARLTEGKNGAELRAICMEAGMFAIRMEHETVSHEDFIKAIEKLSTDFDRHHFHTSFGEMFA is encoded by the coding sequence ATGGGAGATATCGCTCGGCAAGCACCAGATAAGGATACCGGTGAAGACATCTACCAGTATCTCCTAGAGCGGATTACGACCCTCGAAAACCGAAACCTGGAGCTACGCGAACAATTTCGCCAGATGGAGTCCGAGAAACGATACGTTGAAACCCAGAAGATCCGCTACGAGCGAGAACTCCGAAAACTCAAGAGTGAGATTGAACAACTCAGAAGCCCTCCTCTCGTGATCGGGACGGTTACGGACGTGATCGACAACAGCCGGGTGATTGTGCGAAGCAGTGCAGGACCACGGTTTTTAGTCCGGACATCGCAACTTATCGACCCTGATCTCCTCAAGCCTGGGGTCCGGTGCACACTCAATCAACAGTCCCTGGCAATCGTGGATGTGCTGCCCACAAGTTACGACGCGCAGATCTACGGTATGGAACTGGTTGAGTCCCCGAAAGAGACCTACGAGAACATCGGTGGTCTTGGACCGCAGATCGAAGAGATCAGGGAAGCGGTCGAACTCCCCCTGACAAAGCCGCACCTCTTTGAGAAGGTCGGCATCGCCCCACCGAAGGGCGTGCTCCTCTACGGCCCGCCCGGAACGGGGAAGACGCTCCTCGCCCGGGCGGTTGCGCACCAGACGAACGCGCACTTCCTCCGTGTGGTCGGCTCTGAACTTGTCCAGAAGTACATCGGCGAGGGGGCTCGCCTGGTCAGAGAACTCTTTGACCTTGCGAAGCAGAAGGCACCGTCGATCATCTTCATCGACGAGATCGATGCGATCGGCGCGCACCGAAACGACTCGACGACATCCGGTGACCGCGAGGTGCAGCGGACGCTGATGCAGCTCCTCGCCGAGATGGACGGCTTCGACAACCGTGGAGACGTCAAGATCATCGCTGCAACGAACCGGATCGATATCCTCGACCGCGCTCTCCTCCGGCCCGGCCGGTTCGACCGGATGATTGAGATCCCCCTGCCCGACCTCGAAGGACGGCTCGCCATCTTAAAGATCCACACCATGAACATGAGTCTTGGTGAGGACGTTAACCTGGCAGAGGTGGCCAGGCTCACAGAAGGCAAGAACGGTGCAGAACTTCGGGCGATATGCATGGAGGCGGGAATGTTTGCGATCCGGATGGAGCACGAGACGGTCAGCCACGAAGACTTCATAAAGGCAATCGAAAAACTCTCGACGGACTTCGACCGCCACCACTTCCACACCTCCTTCGGCGAGATGTTCGCCTGA